In Bos indicus x Bos taurus breed Angus x Brahman F1 hybrid chromosome 1, Bos_hybrid_MaternalHap_v2.0, whole genome shotgun sequence, a single window of DNA contains:
- the LCA5L gene encoding lebercilin-like protein, whose amino-acid sequence MSLAGPTETNLGGHFPGTAVENGGSSSKRESSSPGFPRNSDASDKSVDYSRSRCSCRSPSSHYDYSEDFLSACSETTARNNYLEKPTVKEKKEKKKYNVSKISQLKGQKEISVRKKHSWNVPFLNSQISVAAQRRDAMIHRILSARLHKIKELKNELADLHHKAEATVIENQFLKQVQLKHLKAIGKYENSQNNLPQIMAKHQNEVKNLRQLLRKSQGKERATSRKLREMDGELLRTKDALQALQKISEENNLPEREELTKRLSILTAKMEANDKKIQDLEKQLRLNNKAFTRQLTFENRKTLAAQAATKTLQMEIKHLQQKLKEKDRELEIRNIYSNRIVGNLHDKEDYPKVSSTKSVQADRRSFPFISMRHQETQKSEDVASWTTKSKKTTGNNGHKEKSIEIIHAMPPCITKLPNQEDSKRKYEDLSKEEQHLEAQPSLKNTGQQRYRTENQEKKITLVKEEQELPPKRIEVIHPEGEGGQEDDTEKYKFKRSPEISDMGDMPDKNAAPHIKIPFRQRKHYSFTEAIENLHHGLPASGGPANAGSTRYPHSTGKHHSHSEEMKLEHPAIAYEPSFAKSYRTKAKDTTFREKKSNLMEELFGSDYVLKNNQTSTTVMKEPEETLQSTKIHHLPPSQASASNAFGDSGVTVVNSIKSSSPTEGNRKIII is encoded by the exons ATGTCATTGGCTGGTCCAACAGAAACAAATCTGGGTGGACATTTCCCGGGCACAGCCGTCGAAAATGGCGGGAGTTCCTCAAAAAGGGAGAGCAGCAGCCCAGGTTTTCCCAGGAACAGCGACGCTTCTGACAAGAGTGTTGATTATAGCAGATCTCGGTGTTCCTGCAGAAGCCCAAGCTCCCACTACGATTATTCCGAAGACTTTCTGTCTGCATGCTCAGAAACCACAGCTAGAAACAACTACTTAGAGAAGcccacagtaaaagaaaaaaaggagaagaagaagtaTAATGTTTCTAAAATCTCCCAACTTAAAG GCCAGAAGGAAATCTCGGTTAGAAAAAAGCACAGCTGGAATGTACCATTTCTCAACTCTCAGATCAGTGTGGCTGCTCAGCGACGTGATGCCATGATCCACCGCATCCTGTCAGCGAGGCTTCATAAGATCAAAGAACTGAAGAATGAGTTAGCTGATCTGCACCACAAAGCGGAAGCTACAGTCATAGAAAACCAGTTTCTGAAACAAGTCCAGCTTAAGCACTTGAAAGCTATAGGAAAATATGAGAATTCACAAAATAATCTACCTCAAATTATGGCCAAACATCAGAACGAAGTGAAAAATTTAAGGCAGCTCCTCAGGAAATCCCAGGGAAAGGAAAGAGCCACGTCGAGGAAGCTGAGAGAGATGGACGGTGAGCTTCTGAGGACAAAAGATGCCTTGCAGGCACTGCAGAAGATTTCTGAAGAGAACAATCTTCCAGAGAGAGAAGAGCTCACTAAGAGGTTGTCCATTCTTACAGCTAAGATGGAGGCAAACGACAAAAAGATACAG GACTTGGAGAAACAATTGAGGCTGAACAATAAAGCCTTTACTCGGCAGCTGACCTTTGAGAACCGGAAGACCTTAGCAGCTCAGGCTGCCACAAAGACTCTGCAGATGGAAATAAAACACCTTCAACAAAAACTTaag GAGAAGGATCGAGAGCTTGAAATTAGAAACATCTATTCTAACCGGATAGTCGGAAATTTACATGACAAAGAAGATTATCCAAAAG TTTCTTCAACGAAGTCAGTACAAGCAGACAGGAGAAGTTTTCCATTTATAAGTATGCGACACCAGGAAACCCAAAAATCGGAAGATGTTGCGTCTTGGACAACTAAG AGCAAAAAGACAACAGGAAACAATGGTCATAAAGAaaaatctattgaaataatccATGCAATGCCTCCCTGTATCACCAAACTACCAAACCAAGAGGATTCCAAGAGAAAATATGAAG ATTTATCCAAGGAAGAACAACATTTGGAAGCACAACCATCTCTGAAGAATACTGGACAACAGAGATACAgaacagaaaatcaagaaaagaagATCACTTTAGTGAAAGAAGAACAGGAACTACCACCAAAAAGAATTGAAGTAATCCATCCCGAAGGGGAAGGTGGTCAGGAAGACGATACAGAAAAATACAAGTTTAAAAGAAGTCCAGAAATCAGTGACATGGGTGATATGCCAGATAAAAATGCTGCTCCACATATCAAAATACCCTTCAGACAAAGAAAGCATTATTCATTCACGGAAGCAATCGAAAACCTGCATCACGGGCTTCCCGCCTCAGGTGGGCCGGCCAACGCAGGCAGCACGAGGTACCCTCATAGCACAGGCAAGCACCACAGTCACTCGGAAGAAATGAAGCTGGAGCATCCTGCCATCGCCTACGAACCCTCCTTCGCTAAATCTTACAGAACAAAGGCAAAAGACACAACTTTCAGGGAGAAGAAAAGCAATCTAATGGAGGAACTTTTTGGATCAGACTATGTcttaaaaaacaaccaaacaagtACTACTGTTATGAAAGAGCCTGAGGAGACTTTGCAGAGTACGAAGATACATCATCTACCCCCTAGCCAGGCGTCCGCCAGCAATGCTTTTGGAGATTCTGGAGTAACTGTAGTAAATTCTATTAAGTCATCTTCACCcacagaaggaaacagaaagataattatttaa